Proteins encoded by one window of Flavobacterium sp. N502540:
- a CDS encoding TonB-dependent receptor, with translation MRIFTLLLLFFGFNQCIYSQDQKITINYSNINRVEVLKKIEASTNYKFYFQNEWIDNKVLISGDYSNKTIQDILSKIFEDTDLNFFITKNKVILTKNSIIYDKFQNDKVKAGNIPIFFQQYDSVKKNKTDQTSPIALIGKETIDSETDFYTISGHITDLKDGKPLADITVKAKNTTATTVTNAQGFYSLKLPVGLATIEIESLLYNNTSRKIMIYSDGTLDFPIIEKINQLKEVLVKGKNSQNIRTAITGVTTIEAEGVKTVPLVLGERDVLKIALTIPGIKTAGEGSSGFNVRGGKEDQNLMLLDNGTIYNPAHLFGFFSSLNPYTINKVDIYKGGIPSEFGGRLSSVFDITSKNGNTEKFSGEGGIGPVTSNLTASIPVVKGKASLLLGGRATYSDWILKSLDDENLKNSQASFYDLFAKYSHKINKNNTIEGTAYYSKDKYTITPDSLYQYSNRLISLKWKHAFNEKNNSEFNVSNSEYKFSINYESVNPESFIFKYKITETQASLKFNSELNSKHKFTYGISSKLYSVNPGELNPNGETSIVTPIKVDDEKGLESALFLSDKFKITEKLLLDVGARYSFYAALGASTQKIYKEDVPKTPSTVVEEKTYGNNKIITTYGGFEPRLALRYIFDESLFVKAGFDKNYQYIHLLTNNTTQSPTDTWKLSDLNVKPQSGLQYSLGIFKKLDYKDIELSLEGYYKTSKNILDYKVGANLLLNKDLETELLQGNGKAYGVEFLLKKSTGRLNGWLGYTYSRTFIKLDSKFNDEKVNNGAYFPTNFDKPHDVSIVMNYKFTHRYSFSSNFVYQTGRPITYPIGKYNYNGAEYTLYSDRNKYRIPDYYRLDIGLNIEGNHKIKKLAHSFWNISIYNVLGRNNPYSIFFVTKEGQVKAYQTSIFSVPIPTITYNFKF, from the coding sequence ATGAGAATATTTACCCTTCTTTTATTATTTTTCGGTTTTAATCAATGCATTTATTCACAAGATCAAAAGATCACCATAAATTACAGCAACATTAATCGGGTTGAAGTTTTAAAAAAAATAGAGGCTTCGACAAATTATAAATTCTACTTTCAAAATGAATGGATAGATAACAAAGTATTAATATCCGGAGATTACTCTAATAAAACAATACAGGATATACTAAGCAAAATCTTTGAAGATACTGATCTGAATTTCTTTATTACCAAAAACAAAGTCATTCTGACTAAGAACAGTATCATCTATGACAAGTTTCAAAATGATAAAGTTAAAGCCGGTAATATTCCTATCTTTTTTCAACAGTACGATTCTGTAAAGAAGAACAAAACAGATCAGACCTCTCCTATTGCATTAATTGGAAAGGAAACTATCGATTCTGAAACTGACTTTTACACCATTTCCGGCCACATAACGGACCTCAAAGACGGTAAACCTCTTGCTGACATAACGGTAAAAGCAAAAAACACCACCGCAACAACCGTTACAAATGCTCAGGGATTTTACAGTCTAAAATTGCCTGTTGGATTGGCAACAATCGAAATCGAATCGTTATTATACAACAACACCTCCCGTAAAATAATGATTTACAGTGACGGCACGTTAGATTTTCCGATAATTGAAAAAATAAACCAATTAAAAGAAGTTTTGGTAAAAGGTAAAAACAGTCAGAACATCAGAACTGCAATAACAGGAGTTACGACAATTGAAGCCGAGGGTGTAAAAACAGTTCCTCTGGTTCTTGGAGAGAGAGACGTCTTAAAAATTGCCCTAACCATTCCGGGAATAAAAACTGCCGGAGAAGGCTCTTCAGGATTTAATGTCAGAGGAGGAAAGGAAGATCAAAACCTAATGTTACTGGATAACGGAACGATATACAACCCTGCTCATCTTTTTGGTTTTTTCTCTTCCCTAAACCCTTACACCATCAATAAAGTTGATATTTACAAAGGAGGTATCCCATCAGAATTCGGCGGTAGATTGTCATCGGTTTTTGACATTACTTCTAAAAATGGAAACACGGAGAAATTTTCGGGTGAAGGAGGAATTGGTCCGGTTACGAGTAATCTTACCGCTTCGATTCCCGTTGTAAAAGGAAAAGCAAGCTTACTATTGGGAGGAAGAGCCACTTATTCTGATTGGATTCTAAAAAGCTTAGACGATGAAAACCTCAAAAACAGTCAGGCCTCTTTTTATGATTTGTTTGCAAAATACAGTCATAAAATAAATAAAAACAATACTATTGAAGGTACCGCATATTACAGCAAAGACAAATACACTATTACTCCCGACTCGTTGTATCAATACAGCAATCGTCTAATTTCTTTGAAATGGAAACATGCTTTTAATGAAAAAAACAATAGTGAATTTAATGTCTCTAATAGTGAGTACAAATTCAGTATCAACTATGAATCTGTCAATCCTGAATCCTTTATTTTCAAATATAAAATAACTGAAACTCAGGCGAGTCTTAAATTCAATAGCGAATTGAACAGTAAACATAAATTTACTTACGGGATATCAAGTAAATTATACAGCGTTAATCCCGGGGAACTTAATCCAAATGGGGAAACTTCGATAGTGACACCTATAAAAGTTGATGACGAAAAAGGATTGGAATCGGCTTTGTTTCTCTCTGATAAATTTAAAATTACCGAGAAACTATTGTTAGATGTCGGAGCACGATATTCCTTCTACGCGGCTTTAGGAGCATCTACGCAGAAAATTTACAAAGAAGATGTCCCTAAGACTCCTTCAACAGTTGTAGAAGAAAAAACGTATGGTAACAATAAAATAATTACAACTTACGGAGGTTTTGAACCAAGGCTTGCTTTGCGCTATATATTTGATGAAAGTCTATTTGTAAAAGCCGGTTTCGATAAAAACTACCAATACATCCATTTGTTAACCAATAACACAACCCAATCACCTACAGATACCTGGAAGCTATCTGACTTAAATGTAAAACCTCAAAGCGGACTACAATACTCTCTTGGGATTTTCAAGAAACTGGATTATAAAGATATCGAGTTAAGCCTGGAAGGATATTACAAAACTTCTAAAAACATACTCGATTACAAAGTTGGAGCCAACTTACTTTTAAACAAGGATCTTGAAACGGAATTACTTCAAGGTAATGGAAAGGCTTACGGTGTAGAGTTTTTACTAAAAAAATCAACCGGAAGACTTAATGGCTGGCTTGGTTACACTTATTCAAGAACCTTTATAAAACTGGACAGCAAGTTTAATGATGAAAAGGTGAATAATGGCGCTTACTTTCCAACTAATTTCGATAAGCCGCATGATGTAAGCATTGTAATGAACTACAAATTTACACACCGCTATAGTTTTTCTTCCAATTTCGTATACCAAACCGGAAGACCTATAACTTATCCCATCGGAAAGTACAATTACAATGGTGCAGAATACACATTGTATAGCGATCGTAACAAATACAGAATACCGGACTACTATCGATTAGACATCGGATTGAATATTGAAGGCAATCATAAGATAAAAAAATTAGCCCACAGTTTCTGGAACATCTCTATTTACAATGTTTTAGGGCGTAATAACCCTTATTCTATCTTTTTCGTAACAAAAGAAGGCCAGGTAAAAGCTTATCAAACCTCTATTTTCTCTGTTCCGATACCAACAATTACCTATAATTTTAAATTTTAA
- a CDS encoding LytR/AlgR family response regulator transcription factor — protein sequence MDNIHVLIIEDTPEQSDALCKVLLQNNYKVVGVATNFADALKLFYENTIDIIIIDIFLDGKPEGITFAESINIIPNAAKPFVFLTSSQDRQIFEKAKLTKPFSFLLKPFNELEILYAIEMAVEKFYAQTEVFQTEEQDTVISNDYLFIKKKNSLKKVALNDILYIDVEERYCNIITEKEKFVILISLTKISNLLDKNRFIKTHRNTIVNTNKIEEIILADNLIILKGDHKINLSDTYKDFIKKMNILS from the coding sequence ATGGATAATATTCATGTATTAATTATAGAAGACACTCCCGAACAAAGCGATGCTCTGTGTAAAGTACTGCTTCAAAACAATTATAAGGTTGTAGGCGTAGCAACTAATTTTGCTGATGCGTTAAAACTTTTTTACGAAAATACCATCGACATTATTATCATTGATATTTTCTTAGACGGAAAACCGGAAGGAATCACATTTGCTGAATCGATTAACATTATTCCAAATGCAGCAAAACCGTTTGTGTTTTTAACCAGCTCGCAAGACCGTCAAATTTTTGAAAAAGCCAAGCTCACAAAACCGTTCAGCTTTTTACTAAAACCTTTTAATGAATTGGAAATTCTTTATGCCATAGAAATGGCTGTAGAAAAGTTTTATGCTCAAACCGAAGTTTTTCAGACTGAAGAACAAGATACCGTGATTAGCAACGACTACTTATTTATAAAAAAGAAGAACTCCTTAAAAAAAGTAGCGCTAAATGATATTCTTTATATTGACGTTGAAGAACGTTATTGCAATATCATAACCGAGAAAGAAAAATTCGTAATTCTGATCTCTTTGACAAAAATCAGCAATCTGTTGGATAAAAACAGATTCATAAAAACGCATCGAAATACAATTGTAAACACGAATAAAATTGAAGAAATTATTTTGGCCGATAATCTCATTATTTTAAAAGGTGACCACAAAATAAATCTTAGTGACACCTACAAAGATTTTATAAAAAAGATGAATATTTTGTCATAA
- a CDS encoding tetratricopeptide repeat-containing sensor histidine kinase encodes MLKKKAIQFDKEINFKKAQYFFINKKWDSTLVYSMKQLNTSKNKELADYCHYLRGNSLRQLKLFQEAKREFSFVSKNFMFYQLVNKFLGEVTLELKQYEKAIHYFKEVEKISTTNNPDYKISIIYQNLGICHLHLNQFNDAEEYFFKSLKLQEEEKNAVSLIGLYTNIANLYYLQYKDKQAIPYFEKAYNLSQKTIDFDLKKNTTQNMAAVEENKGNYKKALAYRKEYEQWKDSLNNQNKIWAVADYEKKFAVAQKQKQIKVLEVENRLKNTQRNGFFFAAIGLLLILTAGVYLYAQKVKNGKIILLQKNKLDQLNATKDQLFSIVSHDLRSSVNALKTSNAKLSATLETKNYDELNQLIIQNSTIASGAYNLLDNLLHWAMLQTKQLYFHKESIHLYSIVQQIEYNYKPLLLDKAISFENLVSKNSFIFVDLDSLKIVLRNLLDNAIKFSNEEGKISFYTRETNPDFCDLILEDNGIGMSPETIKELLTDNTSLLAKKNNSEIIGTGLGLQLCKQMIRKNGGTLAIESELNIGTKMILTFPKTTPNG; translated from the coding sequence ATGCTTAAAAAAAAAGCAATACAGTTTGATAAAGAAATTAACTTTAAGAAAGCCCAGTATTTTTTTATTAACAAAAAATGGGACTCTACTTTAGTGTATTCGATGAAACAATTAAATACAAGCAAGAACAAAGAATTAGCTGACTATTGTCATTATTTAAGAGGAAATTCACTTAGACAACTAAAACTATTTCAAGAAGCAAAAAGAGAATTTAGTTTTGTTTCTAAAAACTTTATGTTCTACCAATTGGTAAATAAATTCTTAGGTGAAGTCACTTTAGAATTAAAGCAATACGAAAAAGCCATCCATTATTTTAAAGAAGTAGAAAAAATCTCTACTACAAATAATCCAGATTACAAAATAAGCATCATCTATCAAAATTTAGGTATTTGCCATCTGCACCTCAATCAATTTAATGATGCCGAAGAATACTTTTTCAAAAGCCTAAAACTTCAAGAAGAAGAAAAAAACGCCGTCTCCCTTATAGGATTATACACCAACATTGCTAACCTATATTACCTTCAATACAAAGACAAACAGGCCATTCCTTATTTTGAAAAAGCATATAATTTATCCCAAAAAACTATAGATTTTGATTTAAAGAAGAACACAACACAAAATATGGCTGCAGTTGAAGAAAACAAAGGCAACTATAAAAAAGCATTGGCTTATAGAAAAGAATATGAGCAATGGAAAGACTCTCTTAATAACCAAAATAAAATATGGGCTGTTGCTGATTATGAAAAAAAATTCGCTGTAGCGCAAAAGCAAAAGCAAATAAAAGTACTTGAAGTAGAGAATAGACTTAAAAACACCCAACGCAACGGTTTCTTTTTTGCCGCCATTGGTTTATTATTAATCTTAACGGCAGGAGTTTATCTCTATGCCCAAAAAGTAAAAAACGGCAAAATCATATTGCTTCAAAAAAACAAGCTCGACCAATTAAACGCTACCAAAGATCAACTGTTCTCTATTGTAAGCCATGATCTGCGCTCGTCGGTAAATGCGCTCAAAACAAGCAACGCGAAGTTATCAGCAACATTGGAAACTAAGAATTATGATGAATTGAACCAACTCATTATTCAAAACAGTACTATTGCAAGCGGTGCCTATAACCTTTTGGATAATTTACTTCACTGGGCCATGTTACAAACCAAACAATTGTATTTTCACAAAGAATCCATTCATTTGTATTCTATCGTACAGCAAATCGAATACAACTACAAACCTTTGCTATTAGACAAAGCCATTAGTTTTGAGAATTTAGTTTCAAAAAATAGTTTTATCTTCGTAGACCTCGATTCGTTAAAAATTGTACTTCGAAATTTATTAGACAATGCTATTAAATTTTCGAATGAAGAAGGTAAAATAAGCTTTTACACCCGGGAAACCAATCCTGATTTTTGTGACCTTATCCTTGAGGACAACGGAATCGGAATGAGCCCGGAAACCATCAAAGAATTACTGACAGATAATACTTCCTTACTCGCCAAAAAAAATAATTCTGAAATTATAGGAACCGGTTTAGGTTTACAGCTGTGCAAACAAATGATCAGAAAAAATGGCGGAACATTAGCCATAGAAAGCGAGCTCAATATAGGAACTAAAATGATTTTGACTTTCCCAAAAACAACACCCAATGGATAA
- a CDS encoding polyribonucleotide nucleotidyltransferase, with product MIPQLFVEKIDLGDGRSITIETGRLAKQADGSVVVRMGDTMILATAVSARTSNPGVDFLPLTVDYREKFAAAGRFPGGFFKREARPSDSEVLTMRLVDRVLRPLFPDDYHAETQVMIQLMSHDEEVMPDALAGLAASAALAVSDIPFYNLISEVRVARIDGKLVINPSREELEKSDIDMMIGASMDSVAMVEGEMKEISEAEMIEAIKFAHEAIKVQIQAQYRLQEAFGKKEIRTYEGEKENEEIYKKVKAAAYDKIYAIAKVGSAKHERGAAFAEVKEEVKALFTEEELAADGDLVSKYFYKTNKEAVRNVVLELGVRLDGRKTTDIRPIWCETDYLPRVHGSSLFTRGETQALATVTLGTSREANQIDSPSEQGEEKFYLHYNFPPFSTGEAKPLRGTSRREVGHGNLAQRALKNMIPADCPYTIRIVSEVLESNGSSSMATVCAGTMALMDAGVQMVKPVSGIAMGLITDGEKFAVLSDILGDEDHLGDMDFKVTGTADGITACQMDIKIDGLRYDIMEQALSQARDGRLHILGKLTETIATPRADVKAHAPKIITRTIPGNFIGALIGPGGKVIQELQKATGTTIVINEVDEQGVIEILGTDPAGIEAVLAKIKSITFKPQMGEAYEVKVIKMLDFGAVVEYTAAPGNEVLLHVSELAWERTENVTDVVNMGDVFQVKYLGVDPKTKKEKVSRKALLQRPPREEKKE from the coding sequence ATGATTCCACAATTATTTGTAGAAAAAATCGATTTAGGTGATGGCAGAAGCATCACAATCGAGACAGGACGTTTAGCAAAACAAGCGGACGGTTCTGTAGTAGTAAGAATGGGCGATACGATGATTCTTGCAACAGCAGTTTCAGCTCGCACTTCAAACCCGGGCGTTGATTTTTTACCATTAACGGTAGATTATCGCGAAAAATTTGCAGCAGCAGGTCGTTTTCCAGGTGGTTTCTTTAAAAGAGAAGCTCGTCCAAGTGATAGCGAAGTATTGACAATGAGATTAGTTGACCGTGTTCTGCGTCCGCTTTTCCCAGACGATTACCATGCTGAAACTCAGGTTATGATTCAATTAATGTCTCATGACGAAGAGGTTATGCCGGACGCTTTAGCTGGTTTAGCGGCATCTGCAGCATTAGCTGTTTCAGATATCCCTTTTTATAACTTAATTTCTGAAGTACGTGTTGCACGTATCGACGGAAAACTGGTCATCAACCCAAGCAGAGAAGAATTAGAAAAATCGGACATCGATATGATGATTGGAGCTTCTATGGATTCTGTGGCAATGGTTGAAGGTGAGATGAAAGAAATTTCAGAAGCCGAAATGATCGAAGCTATTAAATTTGCTCACGAAGCTATTAAAGTTCAAATTCAGGCACAATACCGTTTACAGGAAGCTTTTGGTAAAAAAGAAATTCGTACTTACGAAGGTGAGAAAGAAAACGAAGAAATTTACAAAAAAGTAAAAGCTGCTGCATACGATAAAATTTATGCTATTGCAAAAGTTGGTTCTGCTAAACACGAAAGAGGAGCTGCATTTGCTGAAGTAAAAGAAGAAGTAAAAGCTTTATTTACAGAAGAAGAATTGGCTGCTGATGGTGATTTAGTTTCTAAATACTTTTACAAAACAAACAAAGAAGCTGTTCGTAATGTAGTTTTAGAACTAGGTGTTCGTTTAGACGGAAGAAAAACAACAGATATCAGACCAATCTGGTGTGAAACTGATTACTTACCAAGAGTTCACGGATCTTCATTGTTTACACGTGGAGAAACTCAGGCATTAGCAACTGTAACTTTAGGAACTTCAAGAGAAGCAAATCAAATTGATTCTCCATCTGAACAAGGTGAAGAGAAATTCTATTTACACTACAACTTCCCTCCTTTCTCAACTGGTGAAGCAAAACCTCTAAGAGGAACTTCAAGAAGAGAAGTAGGTCACGGTAACTTAGCTCAGAGAGCTTTGAAAAACATGATTCCAGCAGATTGTCCTTACACTATTCGTATTGTTTCTGAAGTATTAGAATCTAACGGTTCTTCTTCTATGGCAACCGTTTGTGCCGGAACAATGGCTTTGATGGATGCAGGAGTTCAAATGGTAAAACCAGTTTCCGGAATTGCTATGGGATTAATTACTGATGGTGAGAAATTTGCTGTATTGTCAGATATTCTAGGGGATGAAGATCACTTAGGAGATATGGACTTTAAAGTAACCGGAACTGCTGATGGTATTACTGCTTGTCAAATGGACATCAAAATTGACGGTTTACGTTACGATATTATGGAGCAGGCTTTAAGTCAGGCTCGTGATGGACGTTTGCATATCTTAGGTAAATTAACTGAAACTATTGCTACACCAAGAGCTGACGTTAAAGCACATGCACCAAAAATCATTACCAGAACTATTCCTGGAAACTTTATTGGAGCATTGATCGGACCTGGTGGAAAAGTAATTCAGGAATTACAAAAAGCTACGGGAACTACTATTGTAATCAACGAAGTTGACGAACAAGGTGTAATCGAAATCTTAGGTACAGATCCTGCCGGAATTGAAGCGGTATTGGCAAAAATTAAGTCAATTACCTTCAAACCACAAATGGGAGAAGCTTACGAAGTAAAAGTAATTAAAATGTTAGATTTTGGAGCTGTAGTGGAATATACTGCTGCACCAGGAAATGAAGTTTTATTACACGTTTCTGAATTAGCGTGGGAACGCACTGAAAACGTAACTGATGTTGTAAACATGGGTGACGTATTCCAAGTGAAATACTTAGGTGTTGATCCAAAAACTAAAAAAGAAAAAGTGTCAAGAAAAGCGCTTTTACAAAGACCTCCACGTGAGGAGAAAAAAGAGTAA
- the rpsO gene encoding 30S ribosomal protein S15: MYLTKEKKEEIFAQHGGATNTGSAEGQIALFTYRISHLTEHLKKNRHDYNTERSLVLLVGKRRALLDYLKKKEINRYREIIKVLNIRK; the protein is encoded by the coding sequence ATGTATTTAACTAAAGAAAAGAAAGAAGAGATTTTCGCACAACACGGTGGTGCAACAAACACTGGAAGCGCAGAAGGTCAAATTGCATTGTTCACTTACAGAATTTCACACTTAACTGAACACTTGAAAAAAAATCGTCACGATTACAACACTGAGCGTTCACTTGTACTATTAGTAGGTAAGAGAAGAGCTTTGTTGGACTACTTGAAAAAGAAAGAGATCAACAGATATCGTGAGATTATCAAAGTATTGAATATCAGAAAATAA
- a CDS encoding GAF domain-containing protein — protein sequence MTFQELQPKISAIVSDTALVRDEKLLAICQLLNENIEYYNWVGFYFANHENKTLHLGPYVGAETDHTVIPFGKGICGQVAESNANFVVPDVAAQDNYIACSFTVKSEIVVPLFVDGVNIGQIDIDSHVIDPFTEADERFLEFVNQEVAKLF from the coding sequence ATGACATTTCAAGAATTACAACCAAAAATAAGCGCTATTGTTTCTGACACCGCATTAGTTAGAGACGAAAAATTATTAGCAATCTGCCAGTTATTGAACGAGAATATCGAATACTATAATTGGGTTGGTTTTTATTTTGCTAATCACGAGAACAAAACCTTACACCTAGGCCCGTATGTTGGAGCTGAAACTGATCATACCGTTATTCCTTTCGGGAAAGGAATCTGCGGTCAGGTAGCCGAAAGTAATGCCAATTTTGTAGTGCCGGATGTTGCAGCGCAGGACAATTATATTGCCTGCAGCTTTACTGTTAAATCTGAAATTGTTGTTCCGTTATTTGTTGATGGAGTAAATATTGGTCAGATTGATATCGACAGTCATGTTATAGATCCATTTACAGAAGCTGACGAACGATTTTTAGAATTCGTAAATCAGGAAGTTGCTAAATTATTTTAA
- the xrtF gene encoding exosortase family protein XrtF: MKKYLVQFKPFLIFIGTFFAAYIVLTLLYKFYLNGFGSNEVDGVTNTVGRNVEQLMQGFNCDIKIHKSLTDSWMEVWYNKHYSVRIVEGCNAVSVMILFVAFVLAFSGKFKATLLFIVFGIFSIYVLNVARIAILVVLLFRFPEQDHFLHGTLFPLIIYGFVFLLWIIWVNKFSKYAK; encoded by the coding sequence TTGAAAAAATATCTCGTACAGTTTAAACCCTTCCTTATTTTTATAGGCACTTTTTTTGCCGCCTATATTGTACTCACCTTGTTATATAAGTTTTATCTGAATGGTTTTGGATCAAATGAAGTCGATGGAGTAACCAACACTGTAGGACGAAATGTCGAACAATTGATGCAGGGTTTTAATTGTGATATTAAGATTCATAAAAGCCTTACTGATTCCTGGATGGAGGTTTGGTACAATAAGCACTATTCTGTTCGGATTGTTGAAGGCTGTAATGCGGTAAGCGTTATGATTTTGTTTGTTGCTTTTGTGCTTGCTTTTTCTGGAAAGTTCAAAGCCACTTTGTTGTTTATAGTGTTTGGAATCTTCTCTATTTATGTTTTAAATGTAGCGAGAATTGCAATATTGGTTGTTTTATTGTTTCGTTTTCCGGAACAGGATCATTTCTTGCACGGAACTTTGTTTCCTTTGATTATTTATGGTTTCGTTTTTCTTTTGTGGATTATTTGGGTAAATAAATTTTCGAAGTATGCTAAATAG
- a CDS encoding exosortase F system-associated membrane protein: MLNRILEHKSKLIIAVAIVLCFAVIRAFENQLFYDPFLDYFDGNFKNLPFPEVKTFTLFLNLLLRYVLNTVLSLALIYVLFQDRDMLQFSLLLYVFFAVILLGMFFVVLECFAEGNWLLFYVRRFIIQPIFVLLFIPAFYYQQQNLKK; the protein is encoded by the coding sequence ATGCTAAATAGAATCCTCGAACATAAGTCCAAATTAATAATCGCGGTTGCGATTGTATTGTGTTTTGCAGTTATCAGAGCTTTTGAAAATCAGCTGTTCTATGATCCGTTTTTGGATTATTTTGACGGCAATTTTAAAAATTTGCCTTTTCCAGAGGTAAAAACTTTTACTCTTTTTCTGAATTTGTTACTTCGGTATGTCCTGAACACTGTTTTGTCTTTGGCATTGATCTATGTTTTGTTTCAGGATCGGGATATGCTTCAATTTAGTTTGTTGCTGTATGTGTTTTTTGCTGTGATACTTTTGGGGATGTTTTTTGTCGTTCTTGAATGTTTTGCAGAAGGAAACTGGCTTCTTTTTTATGTGCGAAGATTCATTATTCAGCCCATATTTGTGTTACTATTTATTCCTGCATTTTATTATCAGCAGCAAAATTTAAAAAAATAA
- a CDS encoding HYC_CC_PP family protein, whose amino-acid sequence MKLKKCTGLFLAFLLLVSNIGFAFDVHYCGGEIASVSLNTTAAAPEKNCCGISEKKASCCKDKVVHFEKKSDDATLKFFFFQFAFPMAVQEYQPIVFLGIVNFKSNQVISYYSDANAPPLFKLYHQYIFYS is encoded by the coding sequence ATGAAACTAAAAAAGTGTACCGGATTATTTTTAGCCTTCCTATTATTGGTCTCCAATATTGGGTTTGCTTTTGATGTGCACTATTGTGGTGGAGAGATTGCTTCAGTTTCATTGAATACAACAGCAGCAGCTCCGGAAAAGAATTGTTGCGGAATCTCTGAAAAAAAAGCATCTTGCTGTAAAGATAAAGTAGTTCATTTTGAAAAGAAATCAGATGATGCTACCTTAAAGTTTTTCTTCTTCCAGTTTGCTTTTCCTATGGCAGTTCAGGAATATCAACCGATTGTTTTCCTTGGAATTGTAAATTTCAAAAGCAATCAGGTTATTTCTTATTATTCTGATGCCAATGCACCGCCTTTATTTAAGTTGTATCACCAGTATATTTTTTATTCCTGA